From one Streptomyces sp. SCSIO 30461 genomic stretch:
- a CDS encoding ABC transporter permease subunit: protein MTLLNSPAHAPAGTAPAGGVGAGPRRGSLPRRLRPPAWLSALPLLLLVAVAFGLPALAMADGALTVTDPSTGLPTGYGLDHVVASADGAYRTALLGSVRLSALTAAAGTLFGLLLAQAVVTSRGRALREAVLTASGVLANFGGVPLAFAFVATLGNAGVLTTRLGLDEYGWSLYGFWGLALTYLYFLVPLMVLTVAPALDGLRTQWREAARDCGASAGQYWRHVGVPVLLPTLLGGFVLLFGSAFAAYATAAAMVGSSVPLVTLQIADALSGNVLVGQENVALALSLDMVLVAALVMAVHLPLQRRSTRWLA from the coding sequence ATGACCTTGCTGAACTCCCCCGCCCATGCCCCGGCCGGCACCGCACCGGCCGGCGGCGTGGGCGCGGGCCCCCGCCGGGGCTCGCTTCCCCGCAGGCTCAGGCCGCCGGCCTGGCTGTCCGCGCTACCACTGCTGCTGCTCGTCGCCGTCGCTTTCGGGCTGCCCGCACTGGCCATGGCCGACGGCGCCCTCACTGTCACCGACCCGTCCACCGGCCTCCCCACCGGCTACGGACTGGACCATGTGGTCGCGTCGGCCGACGGCGCCTACCGCACCGCCCTGCTCGGCAGTGTCAGGCTGTCCGCGCTCACCGCCGCCGCCGGAACGCTCTTCGGGCTGCTGCTCGCCCAGGCCGTCGTCACCTCGCGCGGCAGGGCGCTGCGCGAGGCGGTGCTCACCGCGTCCGGTGTGCTCGCCAACTTCGGCGGTGTGCCGCTCGCCTTCGCCTTCGTCGCCACGCTCGGCAACGCGGGCGTGCTCACCACCCGGCTCGGACTCGATGAGTACGGCTGGTCGCTGTACGGCTTCTGGGGACTGGCCCTGACCTATCTGTACTTCCTGGTGCCCCTGATGGTGCTGACCGTCGCGCCAGCGCTCGACGGGCTGCGCACCCAGTGGCGGGAAGCCGCGCGTGACTGCGGCGCCTCCGCGGGCCAGTACTGGCGGCATGTCGGGGTACCGGTGCTGCTGCCGACGCTGCTGGGCGGCTTCGTACTGCTCTTCGGCAGCGCCTTCGCGGCCTACGCCACCGCTGCGGCGATGGTGGGCAGTTCGGTGCCGCTCGTCACCCTCCAGATCGCGGACGCGCTGTCCGGGAACGTCCTCGTCGGGCAGGAGAACGTGGCTCTCGCGCTCAGCCTCGACATGGTCCTGGTCGCCGCGCTGGTGATGGCCGTCCATCTGCCCCTTCAGCGGAGGAGCACCCGTTGGCTCGCCTGA
- a CDS encoding ABC transporter ATP-binding protein, translated as MPTLDTPVRTGAALRMRGLRRAFGPTVALDGLDLDVAPGELLALLGPSGCGKTTALRVLAGFEQPDRGQVLLDGEDIVPVPANRRDTAMVFQSYSLFPHLTAADNVAFGLRMRKVGGAERRARAAELLELVGLPGHGGRYPHQMSGGQQQRVALARALALRPRLLLLDEPLSALDAQVRVALREEIRRLQLELGITTVFVTHDQEEALSMADRVAVMNQGRLEQCATPTELYARPATGFVAGFIGTMNRIPARAVDGGLVELLGVRLPVEGDAPDPGEVQALVRPESLDVAADADGTARVAGTAFHGPTTRVRVTLADGTSVKADVPTHTVAGLVPGTAVTVSPQQRPVLVASRSAVSRGGEGGQG; from the coding sequence ATGCCCACGCTCGACACACCGGTGCGTACCGGCGCCGCTCTCCGGATGCGCGGACTGCGCCGTGCGTTCGGCCCCACCGTCGCCCTCGACGGGCTCGACCTGGACGTGGCACCCGGCGAGCTGCTCGCCCTGCTCGGCCCATCCGGCTGCGGAAAGACCACCGCGCTGCGGGTGCTCGCCGGTTTCGAGCAGCCCGACCGCGGTCAGGTGCTGCTGGACGGCGAGGACATCGTGCCGGTGCCCGCCAACCGCCGTGACACGGCGATGGTGTTCCAGTCGTACAGCCTCTTCCCGCATCTGACGGCCGCCGACAACGTGGCCTTCGGGCTGCGGATGCGCAAGGTCGGGGGCGCCGAGCGCCGGGCGCGTGCCGCCGAGCTGCTGGAGCTGGTCGGACTGCCCGGTCACGGAGGGCGCTACCCGCACCAGATGTCCGGCGGTCAGCAGCAGCGTGTTGCACTGGCGCGCGCGCTGGCGCTGCGGCCCCGGCTGCTGCTGCTCGACGAACCGCTGTCGGCACTCGACGCGCAGGTGCGGGTGGCCCTGCGGGAGGAGATCCGCAGGCTGCAGCTCGAACTGGGCATCACCACCGTGTTCGTCACCCACGACCAGGAGGAGGCCCTGTCGATGGCCGACCGGGTCGCCGTGATGAACCAGGGTCGGCTGGAACAGTGCGCCACGCCGACCGAGTTGTACGCCCGACCCGCCACCGGCTTCGTCGCCGGTTTCATCGGCACCATGAACCGGATTCCCGCACGCGCCGTCGACGGCGGCCTGGTGGAGCTGCTCGGCGTCCGGCTGCCGGTGGAAGGGGACGCGCCCGACCCCGGTGAGGTCCAGGCGCTGGTCCGGCCTGAGTCGCTCGACGTCGCGGCGGACGCGGACGGTACGGCCCGGGTGGCCGGAACCGCCTTCCACGGCCCCACCACGCGGGTCCGCGTCACGCTGGCCGACGGCACGTCCGTCAAGGCGGACGTACCCACGCATACGGTGGCCGGACTGGTCCCGGGCACGGCCGTGACCGTGAGCCCGCAGCAGCGGCCCGTGCTGGTCGCCTCGCGGAGTGCCGTCTCCCGGGGCGGGGAGGGCGGGCAGGGGTGA
- a CDS encoding ABC transporter permease subunit has product MARLNAVRPWRGAVLLAAGMYFLVPLLASAVFTLDVPGQGLTLSSYSRIVAAPGFTGSLLLSLGLATATVALVLLVTVPAAVAARLSAPRLRPVLEVMCTLPLVVPPVALTAGLGTVLRWGPEKLSTTPLYQTFVAVQNPDFPLVLVLAYAVMALPFVYRALDAGLRSVDVRTLVEAARDCGASWPRALVSAVLPNLRGALLNASFLTLALVLGEFTVASLLGFQPFAVWIVQASGSDARLSVAVSLLSLLLTWALLLALTVLGNRRSGPGASYTPAAMPPAASTAASTAEGKTS; this is encoded by the coding sequence TTGGCTCGCCTGAACGCCGTCCGTCCCTGGCGCGGGGCCGTCCTGCTGGCCGCCGGGATGTACTTCCTGGTGCCGCTGCTCGCATCGGCGGTCTTCACCCTGGACGTACCGGGCCAGGGCCTCACCCTGTCCTCGTACTCGCGGATCGTCGCCGCGCCCGGCTTCACCGGCAGCCTGCTGCTCTCGCTGGGGCTCGCGACTGCCACCGTGGCCCTGGTGCTGCTGGTCACCGTGCCCGCCGCGGTCGCGGCCCGGCTGTCGGCGCCACGGCTGCGCCCGGTACTCGAAGTGATGTGCACCCTGCCGCTGGTGGTCCCGCCCGTGGCGCTGACCGCAGGTCTCGGTACCGTGTTGCGCTGGGGACCCGAGAAGCTGTCCACGACCCCGCTTTACCAGACGTTCGTGGCCGTGCAGAACCCGGACTTCCCCCTCGTCCTGGTGCTCGCGTACGCCGTCATGGCGCTCCCGTTCGTCTACCGGGCGCTGGACGCGGGGCTGCGGTCCGTCGATGTGCGCACCCTGGTGGAGGCGGCCCGCGACTGCGGCGCTTCCTGGCCGCGTGCGCTGGTCTCGGCGGTTCTGCCCAACCTGCGCGGCGCTCTGCTGAACGCCTCGTTCCTCACGCTCGCGCTGGTGCTGGGCGAGTTCACGGTCGCCTCGCTGCTGGGGTTCCAGCCGTTCGCGGTATGGATCGTGCAGGCGTCCGGTTCCGACGCGCGGCTCTCGGTGGCCGTCTCGCTGCTGAGTCTGCTGCTGACCTGGGCGCTGCTGCTGGCCCTGACCGTGCTGGGCAACCGCCGCAGCGGGCCCGGCGCCTCGTACACGCCCGCTGCCATGCCCCCCGCCGCTTCCACTGCGGCGTCCACCGCCGAAGGAAAGACCTCCTGA